The Catellatospora citrea DNA segment CGGCATGGCGCCCGACGTCATCGACGCCCGGGTCGCCGAGCTGCTGGACGTGCTCGCGCTCACCGACGCCGGGCGCACCCTCGTCATCGACTACTCGGCCGGCATGAAGAAGAAGATCGCGCTGGCCTGCGCGCTGCTGCACGCGCCCCGGCTGCTGGTGCTCGACGAGCCGTTCGAGGCCGTCGACCCGGTCAGCGGCGCGGCCATCCGCGACATCCTCACCCGCTACGTCGCCGGTGGCGGCACCGTCATCTTCTCCAGCCACGTGCTGGAGGTGGTGGAGCGGCTGTGCAGCCACGTCGCGATCATGGCGAACGGCCGGATCAGCGCGGTCGGCACGCTCGACGAGGTACGGGCCGGGCGGACCCTGGAGGAGGCGTTCGTCGCGGTGGTCGGCGGGCGCGTGTCGACCGGTTCGGAGCTGTCATGGCTCTGACCTTCGCCCGCCTCAAGCTGCGCGTGCTGCGCAACGGTTTCCGCGGCCGCCCCGGCAAGGTGATCCTGTTCGTGGTCGGCCTGCTCGCGGCGCTGTTCTACGGCGTGCTGGCGGCGCTGTTCTTCCTGATCCCGTTCGTGTCCAACGCGCCCGACTGGGCCGCCGTGATCCCCGCGTTCGCCGGGACCGTGCTGGTGCTCGGCTGGATCCTGCTGCCCCTGGTCTGGTTCGGCGTCGACGAGACCCTGGAGCCCGGCCGGTTCGCCCTGCTCCCGCTGCCCCGGCCGACGCTGCTGCGCGGCCTGCTGATCGCCGCGCTGCTGGGCGTGCCCGCGTTCGGCACGCTGCTGGCGACCTCCGGACTGGCGATCGGCGCGGGCATGGCCGGTGGGCCGCTGCCCGCCCTGGTCGCGGCCGTCGGAGTGGTGCTCGGCCTGCTGCTGTGCGTGGTGGTGAGCCGGGCCGTGACCAGCGGCTTCTCCCGCGCGCTGCGCGCCCGGCGGACCCGTGACCTGGCCGCCGTGGTGCTCGCGGTGCTCGCCGCGTCGCTGGGCCCGATCCAGTTCCTGCTCACCTCGGGCGCGCAGCAGGTCGGCACCGAGCGGCTGGCCGCGTTCGCCGACGTGCTCGGCTGGACCCCGCTGGCCGCGCCGTACGTGGTGGGCCTCGATGCGGTGCACGGGGACTGGGCGGCGGTCGCGGGGCGGCTGGCCGTCACGGTCGGGACGGTGCTGCTGCTCATGTGGTGGTGGTCGAGCTCGCTGGAGTCGGCGATGGTCGGCACGTCCGGCGGCGGCGAGGTCCGGGTGCGGGCGGCCACCGGCGCGCCGGTCGCCCGGTTCTTCGGCCGGGCCCGCCTGCCACGCACCCCGTACGGCGCGATGGTGCAGCGCGAGCTGCGCTACTGGGTGCGCGACGTGCGGCGGCGGGCCAGCCTGATCACGTTCGCGGTGATCGGGGTGTTCCTGCCGGTGGTCACGAACCTGGGTCCGAGCACCGACGGCAACGTCGTCGCGCAGGGCGTGCACGGCGGCTCGATGGTGCTGGTCGGCGCGCTGGCCGGGCTCGGCATCGCGAACCAGTTCGGCTACGACGGCACCGCGTACGCGATGCACGTGGTGGTCGGCGTGCCGGGCCGGGTGGAACTGCGGGCCAGGGCGGTGGCGTACTCCTGGTACATCGTGCCGCTGCTGCTGGCCCTCGCCCTGCTCAACGCCGTGCTGCGCGGAGACCTGCTGCTGCTCCCGGCCATGGTCGGAACCCTGTTCGCCGCGTACGGGACCGGCCTGGCCTGCGCCACGCACGCGTCGGTGTGGGCGGCGTACGCCCTGCCGGAGAACCAGAACCCGTTCGCGATCAACACGGGCACCGGCGTCGCGAAGAGCCTCCTGGCGATGGCGGCCTGGTTCGCCGGCATGGTGCTGGCCGTGCCGGTGCTGCTGCTGGTGCTGCTCGGCGGCTCGGTCGGCGCGGCGCTGGCGCTGCCGGTCGGCCTCGCCTACGCGGCGGGTGCGATCTGGCTCGGCGTGCTCACCGCGGGTGACATCCTCGACCACCGGCAACCCGAGTTGCTGGCTGCGATCACTCCGCGGACATGAGGAGTTCACCTACGAATCGTCGGCTCGTGGTGCAACTCACCGAATAATCGTTGGCGCAGGCAGGGCTCCGTGCGCTGTAATAGTCGGTATGAGCATCATGAAGAAGATGCGGACGCGGAGCCGCAGCGCCGAGCAGATCCACCTTGAGCGCACCCACGCCGAGCGCGCGCAGCGTCGCCGCGCCGCGGAACTCGGTGACCCGATGGCAGCCGTCTTCGCACGCCTGCACTGATTCGTTTCTCCTCCTCCAAAAGCGTTGCGGCCCCTGTCGCGCCATCCGGCGACAGGGGCCGCAACGCGTCCGCGGTCGTGGCGGGGCTGCCGACGTGAACCCGCCTCCCCGTATTCCGGTCGCGCGTGAGTACCGGTACGGTGGGCACGGCCGCCACCCCTCGGCTCATGACCCCTGCGTTCCTTCCGCTCGGCGTCTCCCAGGGCTGGCGAAAGAGAGGGAGGCGTGCGCGTATGACGTCCGAGGCACCGCAGCAGTCCGGCTGGCCGCCGGCTGAGCCAGCCGAGCGCAAGAGCGGGTTCGGCCTGTTCGAAGCGCCGCCGGCGCCCGACGAGTTCCCGGTCTTCACTCCATACGGCAGCACGCCGGAGGAGTCGTTCCCGCCGGACTCGGTCGCCGACCAGGCGCCGCCCGCGTTCAGCGGATTCCCGGCCGAACCCGCCGCCGCGGCCCCCACGGCCGACGAGGCGCCGTACGTGCCGGCCCCGGCCGTCGTGCCGATCCCCGGTGTGCGCCACGAGATGTCGTCGTCGTTCGCGGCGCACGAGCCCTTCGTGACCTCGACTCCCCCGGCGGAGCCCGACTGGTCGACGCCGCCGGCACAGCCGGACTGGGCCACCTCGCAGGACTGGTCCACCCCCGCCGAGCAGCCGTGGCAGCCCGAGCCCGCCGCCGAGCAGCCCTGGCAGCCCGCCGCGGCCGCCGAGCAGCCGTGGCAGTCGACCGCCGCTCCCGCCCCGGAGCAGCCGTGGCAGTCGGCCGCCGTTGCGCCCGCCGCGGAGCAGGTCTGGCCGGACTACTCCGACTTCAGCAAGCCGCAGGAGGAGCCGCCCGCGACGCCCGCCTTCGAGCAGCCGCCGGCCGAGCCGGCGAACACGTCGGGCTCCTGGGCCGCCTTCGCCGCCGGCGAGTCGCCCAAGCCCAGCGCCCCGACCGGCCCGTGGACGCCCCCGCCCGCGGTCGCCGCGCTGATGGACCCCGAGCCCGAGTCCCCGGCCGCCCCGGCTTACGAGCCGCCGCCCGCCTACGAGCCCGCCCCGCCGCCGTACGAGTCCTCGACGTACTCGTCGGCCTCGACGTACGAGCCGGCGGCGCCCGCTTACGAGCCCGCCGCGTCGTACGAGCCGACGCCCGCGCCGTCGTACGAGCCCGCGCCTGCCTACGAGCCGTCTTCCTCTTACGAGCCCGCGGCCACGCCGTCGTACGAGTCTGCTTCGTCGTACGAGCCGACGCCGTCGTACGAGCCGACGCCCCCGCCGTCCTACGAGCCCGCGTCGTCGTACGAGCCAGCGTCGTCGTACGAGCCCGCGTCGTCGTACGAGCCCGCGTCGTACGAGCCAGCGCCGGCCTACGAGCCGACGCCCGCGCCGTCCTACGAACCCGCGCCGGCCTACGAGCCGACGCCCGCGCCGTCTTACGAGCCGGCTGCCGCCGCGGCTTCCGTGAGCCCGGCACCGACCGCAGGCCCGGTCAGCTCGCCGCCCGCGTCGCAGACGCCGGTGAGCACTCCGCCGGCCATCCCGGTCACCCCGCCGCCCGCGGTCGCGCGCGCCTCGGCCGGGGTCGCCTCCGCCGCGGTGCCGACCGCCAGCCGGATCAGCCCGGCCGAGGACGTGCCCGCCGCGCTGCCCAAGTCCCAGGGCCGGGTGTACGGCTCCGCCGCGGTCTCCGCGCCTGCCGAGCCGGAGGTTCCGGCGTCCGCTCCGCTGTCGCCGCCTCCCCCGCCGGCGCAGCCCGCCGTCGGCGCCGCGCGGGCCACCGCCCGGGTGACCGTGCCGAGTGCTCAGCCGGTTTCGCCCGAGCAGCCGGTCACGCCGCCGATCGCCCGCTCGTCCACGGTGTACGGCGCGCCCGCCCGCCCGGCGGAGCAGCCTGCCCCGGCCGCGCCTGAGCACGCCGGTCCGCAGGGCGGCGCCCCGGTGCCGGCCCAGCGCCAGCCCCGCCAGCACGCGTTCGGCGATCTGCTCCAGCCGGCCGCGGCCCCGCAGGCCGCCGCCGCGCCCCCGATGGCACCCCCGGCCGCACCGCCGGCCCCGGCCGGCCCGCCGCCCAGCGTGTACGGCACCCCGCCGTCGTCACCGGCCGGCCAGGCACCGTCGGGCCCGCCGGCGCGCGGCCCGATGCAGCCCCCGGCCCGCCCGTCCGGTCCTCCGCCCGGCGTGGGCGTGGTGCCCGGTCAGCGCCCGCCGCTGGACACGCCGCCGCAATCGGCGCAGGACCAGTCGAAGTTCGACAAGTTCAAGCCCGACGAGACCGGCACCGGCGCGCTCGAGATCAAACCGGTCCGCAGCGGTCGCGTGATCATCATGGTGGTCGTGGGCTGCGCGCTGCTGCTGGCCGTCGCCTTCGGTGTCCTGATCGGCGTGGACAAGCTGCTCAACGGCGACGACGGCGCCGCGCCGACGTTCGGCGTCGGCGACTGCCTCAAGCAGTCGGGCGACGTGGCCGTGGCCTCCGCGTGCACCGAGCCGCAGACCTACAAGGTCGTGTCGGTCGGTGACAACAAGGACCAGTGCGAGGACAAGACGCAGCCGCACGTCACGGTCGGCAGCAAGGTGCTGTGCCTGGTGCCGAACTCGGGCGACGGCGGGCAGCCGTCGACGGCGCCCTCGGCACCCGCGGCCACCCCGACCTCGTGACGGTCCGGCACCCGTAAGTGTTGAAAGGCCCTGTGGTACTGACCACAGGGCCTTTTATTTCGTTCGCGTGACGTCACACCCGGCCACCAGACTGGGCGCATGTTGCGCGACGCCCTGCCCGCGAGGCCCGAAGCACGCCGGATGCTCGTCGGCACCCTCTTCTCGGCGCTGGGCCGGGGGTTGACGCTGCCGTTCCTGTTCATCTACCTCACCGAGGTGCGGCACCTGTCCGGCACCACGGTGGGCCTGCTCATCGGCTGGTTCGGCCTGCTCACCCTGGCCGTCTCGCCACTGTCGGGCTCGCTGATCGACCGGTTCGGCGCGCGCCGGGTGGTCATGCCCGCGCTGCTGATCGAGGCGGTCGGCGTCGGCTCCCTGGCGCTGGTCGGCAACACCTGGCAGGCAGCCGCGGCGCTGACGCTGAGCGGCCTGGGCGCCTCGACGATCTGGGCGGGCCAGAACACCATCCTCACCTCGATCACCGGGGAGCAGGAGCGCCAGCGGGTCTTCGGCCTGCAGTTCGCCCTGCTCAACCTCGGTATCGGCATCGGCTCGGCGACCGCCGGCACGATCGTGGACACCGCCCGGCCCGGCACCTTCCAGCTGATCTACCTGCTGGACATGCTCTGCTACGCCGGACCGTTCCTGATCCTGCTGACCATGCCCGGGGTGGGCCGGCGGCTGGTGGAGACGCCGACCCTGAACGAGAACGGCCGCAAGCGGGGCTACGCCGAGGTGCTGCGGCACAAGCCGTTCCGCCGCCTGATCATCTTCAGCGTGCTGCTCACCGTGTCCGGATACGCGCAACTGG contains these protein-coding regions:
- a CDS encoding ABC transporter permease; this translates as MALTFARLKLRVLRNGFRGRPGKVILFVVGLLAALFYGVLAALFFLIPFVSNAPDWAAVIPAFAGTVLVLGWILLPLVWFGVDETLEPGRFALLPLPRPTLLRGLLIAALLGVPAFGTLLATSGLAIGAGMAGGPLPALVAAVGVVLGLLLCVVVSRAVTSGFSRALRARRTRDLAAVVLAVLAASLGPIQFLLTSGAQQVGTERLAAFADVLGWTPLAAPYVVGLDAVHGDWAAVAGRLAVTVGTVLLLMWWWSSSLESAMVGTSGGGEVRVRAATGAPVARFFGRARLPRTPYGAMVQRELRYWVRDVRRRASLITFAVIGVFLPVVTNLGPSTDGNVVAQGVHGGSMVLVGALAGLGIANQFGYDGTAYAMHVVVGVPGRVELRARAVAYSWYIVPLLLALALLNAVLRGDLLLLPAMVGTLFAAYGTGLACATHASVWAAYALPENQNPFAINTGTGVAKSLLAMAAWFAGMVLAVPVLLLVLLGGSVGAALALPVGLAYAAGAIWLGVLTAGDILDHRQPELLAAITPRT
- a CDS encoding MFS transporter, encoding MLRDALPARPEARRMLVGTLFSALGRGLTLPFLFIYLTEVRHLSGTTVGLLIGWFGLLTLAVSPLSGSLIDRFGARRVVMPALLIEAVGVGSLALVGNTWQAAAALTLSGLGASTIWAGQNTILTSITGEQERQRVFGLQFALLNLGIGIGSATAGTIVDTARPGTFQLIYLLDMLCYAGPFLILLTMPGVGRRLVETPTLNENGRKRGYAEVLRHKPFRRLIIFSVLLTVSGYAQLEVGFTGFATKVAGVTPQIIGYAFTANTIVIVLAQLLVIRKLQGRSRTRALAAVGGVFGVAWLVLGLAGYVDGSNAVLSAVIVILFGAIFAVGETMLSPVSPALVNVLATDELRGRYNALSSMVWGMSAIVAPVSAGPLLGAGLGGVWIALVTAGTLAASLVALSLRKLITPEQDGRLAEPATPAAPVPVPA
- a CDS encoding ABC transporter ATP-binding protein encodes the protein MIPDSAFALQGLVKKFDTKVAVDGVELAVPAGSFFGLLGPNGAGKTTTLSMAVGLLRPDAGRALVLGHDVWRDPVRAKSLIGVMPDGVRLFDRLDGTELLTYQGLLRGMAPDVIDARVAELLDVLALTDAGRTLVIDYSAGMKKKIALACALLHAPRLLVLDEPFEAVDPVSGAAIRDILTRYVAGGGTVIFSSHVLEVVERLCSHVAIMANGRISAVGTLDEVRAGRTLEEAFVAVVGGRVSTGSELSWL